One window of the Bradyrhizobium sp. NP1 genome contains the following:
- a CDS encoding molybdopterin cofactor-binding domain-containing protein: MNILTNPGKLRGFERHINVETVRVENVSRRSVLKGLGIAGGFVLAAPVMSRPAFAAYKTGADKMPHGTVVDPRVFVAIAPDGIVTIVAHRAEMGTGVRTSLPLIVAEEMEADWSRVRVQQAPGDEVKYGNQDTDGSRSTRHYLMPMRQIGASARAMLEAAAAKRWGVPATEVKAVNHEVVHNASGRRIGFGDLAADAAKQSVPSLESLKLKDPRDFRYLGKGEISIVDLRNITVGKAMYGADVRLPGMKYAVIARPPVTGGKLVSFDGAEAQKVSGVEKIMEVKGWPWPSKFQPLGGVAVIARNTGAAIKGRDALKVVWDDGANGKYDSVAYRAQLEEAARKPGLIVRKEGDVDAALKGADKVIVGEYYVPHLAHVSMEPPVAVADVKGDRAEIWAPVQSAGGTREDVAKTLGIPEDNVTVNVTLLGGGFGRKSKCDYALEAALLSKALGAPVKVQWTREDDVRHDFLHTVSAERIEAGLDKTGKVTAWRHRTVAPSIGSTFAANTVHQQPFELGMGVVDMPFEIANVQCENPEAAAHTRIGWFRSVSNIPHAFAVQCMVGELAHATNRDQKDMLLELIGSPRIVDLSSVKDLWNYGEPYDSYPIDTARLRGVVELVADKGAWGRSVPKGHGLGIAVHRSFVSYIASIVEVAVDDNGKITVPRVDTAIDCGTYVNPERIRSQIEGAAIMGLSLAKYGEITFKEGKVQQGNFDDFPVIRIDEAPLVTNVHIVPPGPDTPPSGVGEPGVPPFAPALLNAIFAATGKRIRTLPIGKQLDAQG, encoded by the coding sequence ATGAATATCCTGACCAATCCCGGAAAACTCCGTGGCTTTGAGCGACATATCAACGTCGAGACCGTCAGGGTCGAGAACGTTTCACGTCGCAGCGTCCTGAAGGGTCTCGGCATCGCCGGCGGCTTCGTGCTCGCCGCTCCCGTGATGTCGCGCCCTGCTTTCGCGGCGTACAAGACTGGCGCGGACAAGATGCCGCACGGTACCGTGGTCGATCCGCGTGTCTTCGTGGCGATCGCACCGGATGGAATTGTTACCATCGTCGCGCACCGCGCCGAGATGGGAACGGGCGTCCGGACCAGCCTGCCGTTGATCGTCGCCGAAGAAATGGAAGCCGACTGGTCTCGCGTCCGCGTCCAGCAGGCGCCTGGCGACGAAGTCAAATATGGCAACCAGGATACCGACGGATCACGCAGCACGCGGCACTATTTGATGCCGATGCGGCAGATCGGCGCCTCTGCACGCGCGATGCTTGAAGCCGCCGCGGCGAAGCGCTGGGGCGTGCCGGCCACCGAGGTGAAGGCCGTCAATCACGAGGTGGTCCACAATGCGAGCGGACGCCGCATCGGCTTCGGCGACCTGGCCGCCGATGCAGCGAAGCAGTCGGTGCCGAGCCTCGAAAGTCTGAAACTCAAGGACCCCAGGGATTTCCGCTATCTCGGCAAAGGCGAGATCAGCATCGTGGATCTCCGCAACATCACCGTCGGCAAAGCGATGTACGGCGCCGACGTCCGCCTGCCGGGCATGAAGTATGCCGTGATCGCCCGGCCGCCGGTAACCGGCGGCAAACTCGTGTCCTTCGATGGCGCCGAGGCCCAGAAGGTTTCCGGTGTCGAAAAAATCATGGAGGTCAAGGGATGGCCGTGGCCTTCCAAGTTCCAGCCACTCGGCGGGGTGGCGGTGATTGCGCGCAATACCGGTGCCGCGATCAAGGGGCGCGACGCGCTGAAGGTCGTCTGGGACGATGGAGCCAACGGCAAATACGACTCGGTTGCTTATCGGGCCCAACTCGAGGAAGCCGCGCGCAAGCCGGGCTTGATCGTGCGCAAGGAAGGAGACGTCGACGCCGCCCTGAAGGGCGCTGACAAGGTGATCGTCGGTGAGTATTACGTGCCGCATCTGGCCCATGTCAGCATGGAGCCGCCCGTTGCCGTCGCAGACGTCAAGGGTGACAGGGCGGAGATCTGGGCGCCCGTGCAAAGCGCGGGAGGAACGCGGGAAGACGTCGCGAAAACGCTCGGCATTCCCGAAGACAACGTCACGGTCAACGTCACGCTGCTCGGCGGTGGCTTCGGTCGCAAGTCGAAATGCGACTATGCGCTGGAGGCGGCCCTGCTCTCGAAAGCTCTCGGCGCGCCGGTGAAGGTGCAATGGACGCGCGAAGATGACGTTCGTCACGACTTCCTGCACACGGTTTCCGCGGAACGCATTGAGGCCGGCCTCGACAAGACCGGCAAGGTGACTGCCTGGCGCCACCGCACAGTCGCGCCCAGCATCGGTTCGACATTTGCGGCCAACACGGTGCACCAGCAGCCGTTCGAACTCGGCATGGGTGTGGTCGACATGCCGTTCGAGATCGCCAACGTCCAGTGCGAAAATCCGGAAGCGGCCGCGCATACCCGCATCGGATGGTTCCGCTCGGTGTCGAACATCCCGCACGCCTTTGCCGTGCAGTGCATGGTCGGCGAGCTTGCGCACGCCACCAACCGCGACCAGAAAGACATGCTGCTCGAGCTCATCGGCTCGCCACGGATCGTCGATCTCTCCTCCGTGAAGGACTTGTGGAACTATGGCGAGCCCTACGACAGCTATCCGATCGATACGGCACGGCTGCGCGGCGTGGTCGAACTGGTCGCTGACAAGGGCGCCTGGGGACGGTCCGTGCCCAAAGGCCACGGGCTCGGGATCGCCGTCCACCGCAGCTTCGTCAGCTACATCGCCTCCATCGTCGAGGTGGCAGTCGACGACAACGGCAAGATCACGGTGCCTCGGGTCGATACCGCCATCGATTGCGGAACGTATGTCAACCCGGAGCGAATCCGGTCTCAGATCGAGGGTGCTGCCATCATGGGCCTGAGCCTTGCCAAATATGGCGAGATCACCTTCAAGGAAGGCAAGGTGCAGCAGGGCAACTTTGATGATTTCCCTGTGATCCGGATCGACGAGGCTCCGCTTGTCACCAACGTCCACATCGTGCCTCCCGGCCCCGATACGCCGCCGAGCGGCGTCGGCGAGCCGGGCGTGCCGCCCTTTGCGCCGGCGTTGCTCAACGCCATATTCGCGGCCACCGGCAAGCGCATCCGCACGCTGCCGATCGGCAAGCAACTCGACGCGCAAGGGTAG
- a CDS encoding (2Fe-2S)-binding protein codes for MIKLKINGQEQSWDGDPDLPLLWFLRDEAGLTGTKFGCGQALCGACTVLVDKDAVRACITSVSDAAGREVTTIEGLHPTGDHPVQKAWRELNVPQCGYCQAGQIMQAAALLSQNPKPSHDQIREAMSGNICRCGAYQRIENAVHLASTGV; via the coding sequence ATGATCAAATTGAAGATTAATGGCCAGGAACAGAGCTGGGATGGCGACCCGGATCTTCCACTGCTTTGGTTTCTCCGTGATGAGGCGGGATTGACCGGCACCAAGTTTGGGTGCGGCCAGGCGCTCTGCGGCGCTTGCACCGTCCTTGTCGACAAGGATGCCGTACGCGCGTGTATCACCTCGGTTTCCGACGCGGCCGGCCGGGAAGTCACGACGATCGAAGGCCTCCATCCGACAGGCGATCATCCGGTTCAGAAGGCCTGGCGCGAGCTCAATGTTCCGCAATGCGGCTATTGCCAGGCCGGTCAGATCATGCAGGCGGCAGCGCTGCTGAGCCAAAATCCAAAACCGTCTCACGACCAGATACGTGAAGCGATGTCGGGCAACATCTGCCGCTGCGGTGCCTACCAGCGTATCGAAAACGCCGTCCATCTCGCATCGACGGGGGTGTGA
- a CDS encoding glutathione S-transferase family protein, which translates to MYKLYSMQRSGNSYKVRLALAFLDAPYRAIEVDILRGESRTPEFLAKNPSGQVPLLEVGEGRYLAESNAILWYVCGGTPLAPESRIERAEALQWMFFEQHALEPNIGAAYFWLALVKGGRTLQTHALEDWMERGYAALQVMENHLKTHDYFAADQLTVADIALYGYTHLADRCDFDLSTFPAIRSWLKRVEQTQGYVPMDWQSEEAAASLAAGA; encoded by the coding sequence ATGTACAAGCTCTACTCGATGCAGCGCTCCGGCAACAGCTACAAGGTCCGCCTTGCGCTGGCGTTCCTGGACGCGCCCTATCGCGCGATCGAGGTCGACATCCTGCGCGGCGAAAGCCGCACGCCGGAATTTCTCGCCAAGAATCCGAGCGGCCAGGTGCCGCTCCTGGAAGTCGGCGAAGGCCGCTATCTCGCGGAGTCCAACGCGATCCTGTGGTACGTCTGCGGCGGCACGCCATTGGCGCCGGAATCGCGCATCGAGCGCGCCGAGGCGCTGCAATGGATGTTCTTCGAGCAGCACGCGCTGGAGCCGAATATCGGCGCCGCCTATTTCTGGCTGGCGCTGGTCAAGGGCGGCCGCACCCTGCAGACGCATGCGCTGGAGGACTGGATGGAGCGCGGCTATGCGGCGCTGCAGGTGATGGAAAACCACCTCAAGACGCACGACTACTTTGCCGCCGATCAGCTCACCGTCGCCGACATCGCGCTCTATGGCTACACGCACCTCGCGGACCGCTGCGACTTCGACCTCTCGACATTCCCGGCGATCCGCAGCTGGCTCAAGCGCGTCGAACAGACCCAGGGCTATGTGCCGATGGACTGGCAGTCCGAGGAAGCGGCCGCGAGCCTCGCAGCCGGCGCCTAG
- a CDS encoding pyridoxal phosphate-dependent aminotransferase: MPFLSAALARVKPSATIAVTDKARALKAAGRNVIGLGAGEPDFDTPANIKLAAIHAVEAGKTKYTAVDGIPELKEAVIAKFQRENGLAYKPGQVIIGTGGKQVLYNALMATINPGDEVIIPAPYWVSYPEMVALAGGESVPVVCTAKHGFKLQPADLEKAITPKTKWIILNSPSNPTGAAYTRAEMKAITDVLVKHPHVWVMTDDMYEHLVYDDFVFTTPAQIEPKLYDRTLTVNGVSKAYCMTGWRIGYAGGPTELIKAMATIQSQSTSNPCSIAQWAAVEALSGPQDFIPANNKVFKERRDLVVSMLNQANGIDCPRPEGAFYVYPSCAGTIGKKAPSGKAIGNDEDFVTELLDAEGVAVVQGSAFGLGPAFRISYATKTSDLEDACKRIQRFCGNLR; the protein is encoded by the coding sequence ATGCCCTTCCTGTCCGCTGCGCTTGCCCGTGTGAAGCCGTCCGCAACCATTGCGGTCACGGATAAAGCACGCGCGCTGAAAGCGGCGGGGCGCAACGTCATCGGGCTTGGCGCCGGCGAGCCAGATTTCGACACGCCGGCCAACATCAAGCTGGCGGCGATCCACGCGGTCGAGGCCGGCAAGACCAAGTACACCGCGGTCGACGGCATTCCCGAGCTGAAGGAGGCGGTGATCGCCAAGTTTCAGCGCGAGAACGGCCTCGCCTACAAGCCGGGCCAGGTCATCATCGGCACCGGCGGCAAGCAGGTGCTGTACAACGCGCTGATGGCGACCATCAATCCGGGCGACGAGGTGATCATCCCGGCGCCCTACTGGGTCAGCTATCCGGAAATGGTCGCGCTTGCCGGCGGCGAGTCCGTGCCGGTGGTCTGCACCGCCAAGCACGGCTTCAAGCTGCAGCCCGCGGATCTCGAGAAGGCGATCACGCCGAAGACCAAGTGGATCATCCTCAACTCGCCGTCGAACCCGACGGGCGCCGCCTATACGCGGGCCGAGATGAAGGCGATCACCGACGTGCTGGTGAAGCACCCGCATGTCTGGGTGATGACCGACGACATGTACGAGCATCTCGTCTACGACGATTTCGTCTTCACGACGCCGGCGCAGATCGAGCCGAAACTCTACGACCGCACGCTGACGGTGAACGGCGTGTCGAAGGCCTATTGCATGACCGGCTGGCGCATCGGCTATGCCGGCGGCCCGACCGAGCTGATCAAGGCGATGGCGACGATCCAGTCGCAGTCGACGTCAAATCCCTGTTCGATCGCGCAATGGGCGGCGGTCGAGGCGCTGAGCGGTCCGCAGGACTTCATCCCTGCGAACAACAAGGTGTTCAAGGAGCGCCGCGATCTCGTGGTGTCGATGCTCAACCAGGCGAACGGCATCGATTGCCCGCGGCCGGAAGGCGCGTTCTACGTCTATCCGTCCTGCGCCGGCACCATCGGCAAGAAAGCGCCGTCCGGCAAGGCGATCGGCAATGACGAGGATTTCGTCACCGAGCTGCTCGATGCCGAAGGCGTCGCCGTCGTGCAGGGATCGGCGTTCGGTCTCGGCCCGGCCTTCCGCATCTCCTATGCCACCAAGACCTCGGATCTCGAGGACGCCTGCAAGCGCATCCAGCGCTTCTGCGGCAATTTGCGCTAG
- a CDS encoding DUF992 domain-containing protein — protein sequence MRLSTFLLAAATLFGACASASAQQPAIRAGILQCEGGQNVGFVLGSIATLECVFQSPGRRPEGYLATIRRFGVDLGVTEQTQFTWTVTAPTTRLGYAALAGAYGGVGANASIGIGGGGNFLVGGPGNSYALQPISVQGQTGLNLAAGVAGLELQPASFGRRGRAHHRRG from the coding sequence ATGCGACTTTCGACCTTCCTTCTCGCTGCCGCTACCCTGTTCGGCGCATGTGCAAGCGCCAGTGCGCAGCAGCCGGCGATCCGGGCCGGCATCCTTCAATGTGAGGGCGGCCAGAATGTCGGCTTTGTCCTCGGGTCGATCGCGACGCTGGAATGCGTGTTCCAGAGCCCGGGCCGGCGGCCCGAAGGCTATCTCGCGACCATCCGTCGCTTCGGCGTCGACCTGGGCGTGACCGAACAGACCCAGTTCACCTGGACCGTGACCGCGCCGACCACGCGGCTTGGTTATGCTGCGCTTGCCGGCGCCTATGGCGGCGTCGGCGCCAACGCCTCGATCGGAATCGGCGGCGGCGGCAACTTCCTGGTCGGCGGTCCCGGCAATTCCTATGCGCTGCAGCCGATCAGCGTGCAGGGCCAGACCGGCTTGAACCTCGCGGCCGGCGTCGCCGGCCTCGAGCTGCAGCCCGCCAGCTTTGGCCGTCGCGGCCGCGCGCATCATCGTCGCGGCTGA
- a CDS encoding DUF992 domain-containing protein — protein sequence MRRSFALGGTATALLLASIVGALSQQPMQRVQVGVLECRGGASIGFIVGSVTNLGCVLRVDGVPDDRYIATIRKVGLDLGITQETALAWGVWAPVARLGPGDLSGDYAGAQGSATLGVGVGGNVLVGGSNNSIALQPLSLQGQVGLNVAAGLESLELRPGR from the coding sequence ATGCGCCGTTCATTCGCCCTTGGTGGGACCGCCACCGCACTGCTGCTTGCGTCGATCGTCGGCGCGCTATCGCAGCAGCCGATGCAGCGGGTCCAGGTCGGCGTGCTCGAATGCCGCGGCGGCGCGAGCATCGGCTTCATCGTGGGATCGGTGACCAATCTCGGCTGCGTGTTGCGCGTCGACGGCGTGCCTGATGACCGCTACATCGCGACCATCCGCAAGGTGGGCCTCGATCTCGGCATCACCCAGGAGACGGCGCTCGCCTGGGGCGTGTGGGCGCCGGTTGCGCGGCTCGGGCCGGGCGATCTCTCCGGCGACTATGCGGGCGCGCAGGGCAGCGCGACCCTCGGCGTCGGCGTCGGCGGCAACGTGCTGGTCGGCGGCTCCAACAATTCGATCGCGCTGCAGCCGCTCAGCCTGCAGGGCCAGGTCGGCCTCAACGTCGCCGCCGGCCTCGAAAGCCTGGAGCTGCGGCCGGGACGGTAA